In Carassius gibelio isolate Cgi1373 ecotype wild population from Czech Republic chromosome B13, carGib1.2-hapl.c, whole genome shotgun sequence, one genomic interval encodes:
- the LOC127969950 gene encoding gamma-aminobutyric acid receptor subunit pi-like isoform X2 produces the protein MTFFSSLFTLLFISRFLENSLLSAEVKDGEILPPTIQKLMKGYNKYLRPFFDNGPVTVGMSLDIASIDTISEINMDYTATIFLRQRWTDERLVFDGNKSLSLDGRLVELLWVPDTFIVDSKKSFLHDITVENRLIRIFPNGTVLYALRITTTVACNMDLTKYPMDKQTCTLQLESWGYNVNDVMFYWARGNDSVSGLDTLRLAQYTIEDHYTSESEAVYETGNYPKLIFHFELKRSILYFILETYVPSSLLVVLSWVSFWISQSSVPARICIGVTTVLTMTTLMMGARTSLPNANCFIKAIDVYLGICFSFIFGALIEYAVAHFCTLHHPDCNSALMVREEHHHHHHHHHSVFIIVCAVL, from the exons GTTTCTGGAGAACTCTCTGCTCAGCGCCGAGGTGAAAGACGGAGAGATTCTTCCTCCGACCATCCAGAAGCTGATGAAAGGATACAACAAATACCTCCGGCCTTTCTTTGACA ATGGTCCCGTCACGGTGGGCATGAGTTTAGACATCGCCAGCATTGATACGATATCAGAGATCAACATG GATTACACGGCCACGATCTTCCTCCGTCAGCGCTGGACGGACGAGCGGCTGGTGTTTGATGGGAATAAGAGCTTGAGTCTGGACGGGCGACTGGTGGAGCTGCTGTGGGTCCCAGACACCTTCATAGTGGACTCCAAGAAGTCCTTCCTCCACGACATCACTGTGGAGAACCGACTGATCCGGATCTTTCCCAACGGAACCGTTCTCTATGCGCTCCG GATCACCACGACTGTAGCCTGTAACATGGATCTGACCAAATATCCCATGGACAAACAGACGTGCACCTTACAACTGGAGAGCT GGGGTTATAACGTGAATGACGTGATGTTTTACTGGGCGCGTGGGAACGACTCTGTGAGCGGTTTGGACACGCTGAGACTGGCTCAGTACACCATAGAGGATCATTACACCTCAGAATCTGAGGCCGTCTATGAGACCG GAAATTATCCCAAGCTGATCTTTCATTTCGAGCTGAAGAGGAGCATCCTGTACTTCATCCTGGAGACTTATGTGCCGTCCAGTCTGCTGGTGGTGCTGTCCTGGGTCTCTTTCTGGATCAGCCAATCGTCCGTCCCCGCTCGCATCTGCATAG GCGTGACGACTGTCCTGACGATGACCACACTGATGATGGGTGCACGGACGTCTCTGCCCAACGCCAACTGCTTCATCAAGGCCATCGACGTGTACCTGGGCATCTGCTTCAGCTTCATCTTTGGAGCGCTGATAGAGTACGCTGTGGCCCACTTCTGCACGCTACATCACCCAGACTGCAACAGCGCACTAATGGTAAGAGaggaacatcatcatcatcatcatcatcatcatagtgTGTTCATCATCGTCTGTGCTGTTCTCTAA
- the LOC127969950 gene encoding gamma-aminobutyric acid receptor subunit pi-like isoform X1, translating into MTFFSSLFTLLFISRFLENSLLSAEVKDGEILPPTIQKLMKGYNKYLRPFFDNGPVTVGMSLDIASIDTISEINMDYTATIFLRQRWTDERLVFDGNKSLSLDGRLVELLWVPDTFIVDSKKSFLHDITVENRLIRIFPNGTVLYALRITTTVACNMDLTKYPMDKQTCTLQLESWGYNVNDVMFYWARGNDSVSGLDTLRLAQYTIEDHYTSESEAVYETGNYPKLIFHFELKRSILYFILETYVPSSLLVVLSWVSFWISQSSVPARICIGVTTVLTMTTLMMGARTSLPNANCFIKAIDVYLGICFSFIFGALIEYAVAHFCTLHHPDCNSALMYGHHMHECEEEMNGIVTTIASNSLRLKRRKESPAPTPPAGGEPDLAPSSPTPSEPKTAEAPAELFSRCAKNISVLRKILKSINCCHVENPHYIDNYSRLTFPLSFVIVNLLYWTYYLYF; encoded by the exons GTTTCTGGAGAACTCTCTGCTCAGCGCCGAGGTGAAAGACGGAGAGATTCTTCCTCCGACCATCCAGAAGCTGATGAAAGGATACAACAAATACCTCCGGCCTTTCTTTGACA ATGGTCCCGTCACGGTGGGCATGAGTTTAGACATCGCCAGCATTGATACGATATCAGAGATCAACATG GATTACACGGCCACGATCTTCCTCCGTCAGCGCTGGACGGACGAGCGGCTGGTGTTTGATGGGAATAAGAGCTTGAGTCTGGACGGGCGACTGGTGGAGCTGCTGTGGGTCCCAGACACCTTCATAGTGGACTCCAAGAAGTCCTTCCTCCACGACATCACTGTGGAGAACCGACTGATCCGGATCTTTCCCAACGGAACCGTTCTCTATGCGCTCCG GATCACCACGACTGTAGCCTGTAACATGGATCTGACCAAATATCCCATGGACAAACAGACGTGCACCTTACAACTGGAGAGCT GGGGTTATAACGTGAATGACGTGATGTTTTACTGGGCGCGTGGGAACGACTCTGTGAGCGGTTTGGACACGCTGAGACTGGCTCAGTACACCATAGAGGATCATTACACCTCAGAATCTGAGGCCGTCTATGAGACCG GAAATTATCCCAAGCTGATCTTTCATTTCGAGCTGAAGAGGAGCATCCTGTACTTCATCCTGGAGACTTATGTGCCGTCCAGTCTGCTGGTGGTGCTGTCCTGGGTCTCTTTCTGGATCAGCCAATCGTCCGTCCCCGCTCGCATCTGCATAG GCGTGACGACTGTCCTGACGATGACCACACTGATGATGGGTGCACGGACGTCTCTGCCCAACGCCAACTGCTTCATCAAGGCCATCGACGTGTACCTGGGCATCTGCTTCAGCTTCATCTTTGGAGCGCTGATAGAGTACGCTGTGGCCCACTTCTGCACGCTACATCACCCAGACTGCAACAGCGCACTAATG TACGGTCATCACATGCACGAGTGTGAGGAGGAGATGAATGGCATCGTCACCACCATCGCCAGCAACTCTTTACGGCTAAAGCGGCGCAAAGAATCTCCTGCACCCACACCCCCCGCCGGCGGAGAGCCTGACCTCGCACCCTCCAGCCCGACCCCCAGCGAACCCAAGACTGCCGAGGCCCCCGCTGAGCTCTTTAGCCGCTGTGCCAAAAACATCTCCGTCCTGAGGAAGATCCTGAAATCCATTAACTGCTGTCATGTGGAAAACCCACATTATATAGACAACTACTCAAGGTTAACCTTCCCGTTGTCATTCGTCATCGTTAATCTGCTCTACTGGACCTACTACCTGTACTTTTAA